The genome window TGCTGCTGGTGGTGCGGCCTTGTCCGCCGTCTTTCAGCGCTTCCTGCGGATTGCCGCTGGAGAGGCGCAGGCCGGGGATGAGGCCGAAGAGAAGCGCGGTGGCGGTGGTGACGAGGAGCGTCCAAAGGAGGGCGCTGCCGTCAACGCGGACATTGCTGAGCAGGGGCAGGGCGAGGGATGCCTGATGAGCGAGCCAACTGGTGAGGGCGAAGGCCAGGGCTACTCCGAGGATGGCTCCAGAGCTGGCGAGGACGAGGCTTTCGGTGAGGAGTTGGCGCAGGAGACGGCCACGGCCTGCGCCGAGGGCGGTGCGCAGGGCAAACTCTTTACTGCGGACGGCGCCACGGGCGAGCAGGAGATTGGTGAGGTTGACGCAGACGATGAGCTGGATGAGCCCGACGGCGCACCAGAGGGTTATCAGAGAGCGGCGAAGCTTGCCGCTGACGTAGTCCTTGAGGCTGCTGACGGTGGGGATGTCGATGCCGGTGGCGGGACCGGGGTGGAGGATTTCAAATTGCCTGCCGATAAGGCTTGCTTCGGCCTGGGCCTGTTGTACGGACACGCCGGGTTTGAGCCTGCCTACGATGGAGAGGGTGTTGCCCCAACTGCGCATGTTGTCCATGATGGCGGGGATGTAGACGTCCATGCGGAGACCGGGTGAGAAGACGGAGCCGAAGTCGAAGCTGGCGGGAAGGATGCCGACGACGGTTACGGGCTGCTTGCTGAGGGTGATGGTCTGGCCGAGGATGGCAGGGTCGGAGTTGAACTGGCGACGCCAGAAGTTATTGCTGAGCAGCACGGCGGGGCGGCCGCCTTTGTGTGTCTCTTCAGGTGAGAAGAGTCGGCCGATGACGGGTTGCACGCCGAGCGTCTGGAAGAAGTTGCCTGCGATCATGACGCCGGAGACGGGCTGGGGTTCTCCGCGACCGGTCAAAGCGTAGTCGCTGCTGCCGAGGAAAGGATTGTAGGCGGTGAGGCTTTGAAAGGACTGGTTGTGGCGCTGAAAATCTTCAAAGGCGTCGACGGTGAAGGTGGTGCCGGATAGGCCGATGGCTTCGCGTAGTGCGGGACTGAGGCCGCTGCCTCCTTCAAACCAGGTGAGCTGCTGGGCTTGTGGGAACGGCAACTGGCGCAGGAGCAACGTGTTGACGACGCTGAAGACGGCTATGTTGGCACCGATGCCGAGGGCGAGAATGAGGATGGAGACGGCGGCGAAGTTGCGATCGCGACCCAGGGTGCGAAGGGTGTAGCGAAGGTCCTGGCGGGCTTCGATCCAGTAGTCCTTGAGTTGGCGGCGACGCTCCATTTTTTCTCCTATCCGATTGCCGATTTTTTGTATGTCCAGCAGGCTGCCGAACTGGCGCTCGGCTTCTCGGCGGGCATGTTCGCGGGGCCAGCCGTGGGCGACCAGGTCATCGGTTTTGGTCTCGATGTGGAAGTACAATTCATCGCGCACGTCGGCTTTGGGATCGGGGCCGAGCAGGCGCGCGTAGCGTCTCCACATGGGCAGGGGCGTCATACTGCCTCATCAACGATTGGCGGCTGGGTCGCGTTGAGAACCTTGGCGACGGCGAGGGCGTAGGCTTCCCATGTTTTGGTTTCCTGGCGTAATTGGCGGCGACCACTGGTTGTGAGGCGATAGAACTTGGCTTTGCGATTGTTCTCGGATAGTCCCCACTCGGCGGCGAGAAGAGCTTTGCTTTCGAGACGCCAGAGTGCGGGGTAGAGTGTGCCTTCTTCGACTAAGAGGGCTTCGTCGCTCTGGCGGAGGATGAGGCTGGTGATGGCGTAGCCGTGGAGCGGTCCCCAGGCGAGAGCTTTGAGGATAAGAACGTCGAGGGTGCCGCGAACCAGATCGAGTTTAGCCTTGTCCAATTTAGCCTTATCCATTGCTGCTTTCCTGCATCGGTTTTTTTCTCCCCTTTGGTTGCAAGGGAAGTGTTGCATGGTTCCCCTGTGATTGCAAGGGGAGTCACGCGATTTTTTTTAGGGAGTTACGGAGCAGGCTGGGTGCAACCTCCTCATGGAATTTATTTATGGCGAGGTAAATCATTTAATTACAGTTTTGAAGCAACAAACCATTGCAGCCTGTGTCTGAGCGGGTAGAGGAGATCTTATGAAGCTCAGAACTGGTGCACTGCTTTGCTCATTATGCTTTCTGGTCTTGGTTCATGCGCATGCTGCAACTCTGCCGGATTCCTGCGGTAGCGACAGTACTCAATTCAAAGTTGCTACGAAAAAAGGACAGCCTCTGCCGCCTGCAGATGGAACGGCGCAGGTCGTGGTAATCGAGACTTCTGGATATATCGCGATTGGGCAGAAGGTCACAGCCCGCGTGGGTCTGGATGGAGCCTGGGTAGGTGCTGACAATGGTAACTCCTATCTCGCTTTTCCAGTAGCTCCGGGTGAGCATCATCTATGCGCAAACTGGCAGTCAAGCCTTGGACGATGGGACAAGATGGTGGGCCTATCTTCCTTCACGGCAGAAGCGGGAAAGACTTATTACTACCAGGTGAAGGTTACGTTGGATCGGGACTTTCAGGATTTCAGCCTGGTAGCCCTCAATGACGATCAGGGTAAATACATGGTCCAGAGCTCGAAACGCAGTATCTCAACTGCGGGAAAGTAGACTTTCCTAAACTGCATTCGAGTCTTCGTTAGACTTTAGCCCTGTTGTGGCGTTAATAAGACATAGACGACCGAACCAGTTCGACAAAGCTTTGCCGAACTGGTTCGGCCGTTCTAAATAAAATCTCTTTCCATTTTTGAGATGTCAAAGTATGTTTCGGCTTCTGCGCTGACGGGAACTTATCGGGTATATAAACTGTCTTTCATGACAGGGTCTTTGGTTCTGCTTACCGGAGCTTCCGGAGTTGGAAAGACGACGATCGCTTCAGAGATTGAGAAGCTGCATCCGGAAATCGTGGTGTTCCGGTCTGACGCGCTTATTGGCGTTCCAACAGCAGAGGAAATGACGGCGCGGTATGGCGCTGGACCCGAAGCTGGAAGCGCTTGGCAGCGAGAAGTTACTCAACAATGGCTTGATCGAATAGTGCCAATACTTGCATCGGGGCAATCTGTCTTACTGGATTTACAGACGCGAATCGCTTTTCTTCTGGAAGCAATTGCGGCTCACGACATTTCACATGCCCGAATTATTCTTGTGGAGTGTGATGACGAAACTCGCAATTCCCGTCTCATCCATGATCGAAAGCAGCCAGAGTTAGCGAATGAAAACATGGCTGGTTGGGCGCGATATCTGCATCAAGAGGCACTGGCTGCTGAGTGCGAAATCATTGATACCGGAGCGCTCTCGATAGATGAAGGCGTTGAGCGAATTGTCTCTTATCTGTTGCTGTAGAGTGGCTTGCCTGCTGTGAGGCTGGGCGCTGAAAATAGCTCTTTAGAAATGAGTGGCTCTGCTTCTCAGGGGCTCTGCCCGGCATGCTCTGTGTCTGCCATGCGATGACGGACCCTGAAGAATTTGTTTCAGCCTTTCGAGACAAACAGCGGTAATTGGGCTGTTCCGGAACTTACCCTTTTCGAGATTCCTGGTTACGGTTTGGAAATGAAAAATGCATCTAAATTGTTTGGGAGGAGATAGGTTATGGGTTCGGCAGATACTTACGACTTATACGATTTGGAGCGGTTTTTGGAGGGGCAGAGCCGGGTGATTGAGCAGGTGCGGGCGGA of Acidicapsa ligni contains these proteins:
- a CDS encoding ABC transporter permease, which gives rise to MTPLPMWRRYARLLGPDPKADVRDELYFHIETKTDDLVAHGWPREHARREAERQFGSLLDIQKIGNRIGEKMERRRQLKDYWIEARQDLRYTLRTLGRDRNFAAVSILILALGIGANIAVFSVVNTLLLRQLPFPQAQQLTWFEGGSGLSPALREAIGLSGTTFTVDAFEDFQRHNQSFQSLTAYNPFLGSSDYALTGRGEPQPVSGVMIAGNFFQTLGVQPVIGRLFSPEETHKGGRPAVLLSNNFWRRQFNSDPAILGQTITLSKQPVTVVGILPASFDFGSVFSPGLRMDVYIPAIMDNMRSWGNTLSIVGRLKPGVSVQQAQAEASLIGRQFEILHPGPATGIDIPTVSSLKDYVSGKLRRSLITLWCAVGLIQLIVCVNLTNLLLARGAVRSKEFALRTALGAGRGRLLRQLLTESLVLASSGAILGVALAFALTSWLAHQASLALPLLSNVRVDGSALLWTLLVTTATALLFGLIPGLRLSSGNPQEALKDGGQGRTTSSKHERLRAVMVISEMALACVLLVCAGLLLRSFVNVMNTDLGFHPERAASINITYEDGNDPARRAVVLSEITRQIGTIPGVDSTGIADMLPLGRNRSWLFFNKARPPLKGDITAAIVRIVSPGYLNAMGMHLREGRDLSWNDGPKTERVVIINQAAARRFFPGEDPVGRLSVVDDNDTRIVGVLNDVRENSVEASVGPEIYLPITQNDPEGAQLVIRTKLPPASLASSVLQTLRTMNPSQPASEFVPLQQAVSHATSPRRFFALLVIGFAALGLLLAALGIYGVISYSVTRQTQEIGIRMALGATIGNVQRSVISKAMRLAAIGIAIGTVASYLAAKGIASLLYGTESTDPAAFAAMIVMLGIVALIAAWIPARRASRIDPMIALRSN
- a CDS encoding PadR family transcriptional regulator; this translates as MDKAKLDKAKLDLVRGTLDVLILKALAWGPLHGYAITSLILRQSDEALLVEEGTLYPALWRLESKALLAAEWGLSENNRKAKFYRLTTSGRRQLRQETKTWEAYALAVAKVLNATQPPIVDEAV
- a CDS encoding AAA family ATPase, with the protein product MTGSLVLLTGASGVGKTTIASEIEKLHPEIVVFRSDALIGVPTAEEMTARYGAGPEAGSAWQREVTQQWLDRIVPILASGQSVLLDLQTRIAFLLEAIAAHDISHARIILVECDDETRNSRLIHDRKQPELANENMAGWARYLHQEALAAECEIIDTGALSIDEGVERIVSYLLL